In one window of Erythrolamprus reginae isolate rEryReg1 chromosome 1, rEryReg1.hap1, whole genome shotgun sequence DNA:
- the SPATC1L gene encoding speriolin-like protein isoform X2 encodes MTEEREWIKRIQEENAHLKNQIKLLRENYELRTLLSQQSENNIQPQLIVSQISPSYPETGSSVKTAQSVRKDYNYSPHILSKEANMSYPSTQSPIKLFHVDPVIIQSRNEDRKSAYISNIPYSTMPGKQREEPTDMSMLRKSWAADAPFPSAHYKTGGLLNPKEKLNSSTLWPEESPSSRTYKEDAQAQTTFSNDANTPKGRCPERQPYCLGGNAMETSTDKNQLESQEMPRKKRVWFSDSPATDKLRKFHTFYLNDIEIAQNNKKNGRIVGEIAFQLDRRILAHVFPGITRLYGFTVSNIPEKIKQVSTRSLDGSLDEKKYRAITQRYHNLITHLEKMGYRTDVHPVFSEFLINTYGILKQRPDLCSNPMNDNPNDLRKMVIDIVPAKFLGDTLLLLNCLCELSKEDNKALFAW; translated from the exons atgacagaGGAAAGAGAGTGGATAAAAAGAATTCAGGAAGAAAATGCACATCTCAAAAATCAAATTAAGCTGCTCAGAGAAAATTATGAATTACGCACATTGTTGAGTCAGCAATCTGAGAACAACATTCAGCCCCAGTTAATAGTATCTCAGATTTCTCCTTCATATCCTGAAACTGGTTCATCAGTAAAAACAG ctCAATCTGTCAGAAAAGATTATAATTATTCTCCCCACATTCTTTCCAAAGAGGCCAACATGTCCTATCCTAGCACCCAGTCACCAATTAAATTGTTCCACGTTGATCCTGTTATTATTCAATCAAGAAACGAAGATAGGAAATCGGCATACATCTCAAATATACCGTATTCTACCATGCCTGGAAAACAGCGTGAAGAACCCACAGACATGTCAATGTTAAGGAAATCTTGGGCTGCAGATGCTCCTTTCCCTAGTG CTCATTACAAAACAGGAGGACTTCTGAATCCGAAAGAAAAGCTTAATTCCTCAACATTGTGGCCAGAAGAGTCACCTTCTTCAAGGACATACAAAGAGGATGCCCAAGCACAGACCACATTTTCTAATGATGCAAACACCCCAAAAGGAAGGTGTCCTGAGAGACAGCCCTATTGCTTAGGAGGTAATGCTATGGAAACCAGTACAGACAAAAACCAGCTTGAATCTCAAGAGATGCCTCGGAAGAAGAGAGTCTGGTTCTCCGATTCACCTGCTACAGACAAGTTAAGGAAGTTCCATACGTTCTACCTGAATG ATATAGAAATTGctcaaaacaacaagaaaaatggGCGCATTGTGGGAGAGATTGCTTTCCAGTTAGACAGGCGTATCCTTGCACATGTGTTCCCTGGAATTACACGGCTCTATGGATTCACGGTATCCAATATCCCTGAGAAAATAAAGCAA GTCTCCACGAGATCTTTAGATGGTTCTCTAGATGAGAAAAAATATCGAGCTATAACCCAGCGTTATCATAACCTGATTACCCACTTGGAGAAAATGGGCTACCGCACCGATGTCCACCCAGTGTTTAGTGAATTTCTTATCAACACATATGGGATCTTGAAACAAAGGCCTGACCTCTGCTCTAACCCTATGAATGACAATCCTAATGATCTCAGAAAGATGGTGATAGACATTGTCCCAGCTAAATTCCTTGGCGATACTTTACTGCTCTTGAACTGTTTGTGTGAACTTTCCAAAGAAGACAACAAGGCCCTTTTTGCCTGGTAA
- the SPATC1L gene encoding speriolin-like protein isoform X1 encodes MTEEREWIKRIQEENAHLKNQIKLLRENYELRTLLSQQSENNIQPQLIVSQISPSYPETGSSVKTAQSVRKDYNYSPHILSKEANMSYPSTQSPIKLFHVDPVIIQSRNEDRKSAYISNIPYSTMPGKQREEPTDMSMLRKSWAADAPFPSGDKVQTFPFSVAHYKTGGLLNPKEKLNSSTLWPEESPSSRTYKEDAQAQTTFSNDANTPKGRCPERQPYCLGGNAMETSTDKNQLESQEMPRKKRVWFSDSPATDKLRKFHTFYLNDIEIAQNNKKNGRIVGEIAFQLDRRILAHVFPGITRLYGFTVSNIPEKIKQVSTRSLDGSLDEKKYRAITQRYHNLITHLEKMGYRTDVHPVFSEFLINTYGILKQRPDLCSNPMNDNPNDLRKMVIDIVPAKFLGDTLLLLNCLCELSKEDNKALFAW; translated from the exons atgacagaGGAAAGAGAGTGGATAAAAAGAATTCAGGAAGAAAATGCACATCTCAAAAATCAAATTAAGCTGCTCAGAGAAAATTATGAATTACGCACATTGTTGAGTCAGCAATCTGAGAACAACATTCAGCCCCAGTTAATAGTATCTCAGATTTCTCCTTCATATCCTGAAACTGGTTCATCAGTAAAAACAG ctCAATCTGTCAGAAAAGATTATAATTATTCTCCCCACATTCTTTCCAAAGAGGCCAACATGTCCTATCCTAGCACCCAGTCACCAATTAAATTGTTCCACGTTGATCCTGTTATTATTCAATCAAGAAACGAAGATAGGAAATCGGCATACATCTCAAATATACCGTATTCTACCATGCCTGGAAAACAGCGTGAAGAACCCACAGACATGTCAATGTTAAGGAAATCTTGGGCTGCAGATGCTCCTTTCCCTAGTGGTGATAAGGTTCAAACATTTCCATTTAGCGTTG CTCATTACAAAACAGGAGGACTTCTGAATCCGAAAGAAAAGCTTAATTCCTCAACATTGTGGCCAGAAGAGTCACCTTCTTCAAGGACATACAAAGAGGATGCCCAAGCACAGACCACATTTTCTAATGATGCAAACACCCCAAAAGGAAGGTGTCCTGAGAGACAGCCCTATTGCTTAGGAGGTAATGCTATGGAAACCAGTACAGACAAAAACCAGCTTGAATCTCAAGAGATGCCTCGGAAGAAGAGAGTCTGGTTCTCCGATTCACCTGCTACAGACAAGTTAAGGAAGTTCCATACGTTCTACCTGAATG ATATAGAAATTGctcaaaacaacaagaaaaatggGCGCATTGTGGGAGAGATTGCTTTCCAGTTAGACAGGCGTATCCTTGCACATGTGTTCCCTGGAATTACACGGCTCTATGGATTCACGGTATCCAATATCCCTGAGAAAATAAAGCAA GTCTCCACGAGATCTTTAGATGGTTCTCTAGATGAGAAAAAATATCGAGCTATAACCCAGCGTTATCATAACCTGATTACCCACTTGGAGAAAATGGGCTACCGCACCGATGTCCACCCAGTGTTTAGTGAATTTCTTATCAACACATATGGGATCTTGAAACAAAGGCCTGACCTCTGCTCTAACCCTATGAATGACAATCCTAATGATCTCAGAAAGATGGTGATAGACATTGTCCCAGCTAAATTCCTTGGCGATACTTTACTGCTCTTGAACTGTTTGTGTGAACTTTCCAAAGAAGACAACAAGGCCCTTTTTGCCTGGTAA